In Methanofervidicoccus sp. A16, the sequence CTCATAGAAGAATCTCATAACTGCAGTTTTTTCACCTTTAAATCCGTATCTCTTCAACATTTCAAAGGTTCTCCTCTCTCCAGTTAGGGAGGACTGTACTATCTGAATTATCCCATCCTCCTTTAAATACTCTCCAACCTCCGAGATGAATCTATCCAATACCTTCCTTCCATCGATCCCTCCGTCAAAGGCGTAGTTTATACAATCCTTTAATTTCTCCTCCTGAGAGGTTGGGAGGTAAGGTGCATTAAAGAGGATAACGTCAAATTTATCTATATTAAGATTTTCCATTATTCTATCCATACCCTTAAATAGATCGCTCTGAAAGAAAAATACTTCTCTACCTACTTCTAAACCGTTTAACTCTGCATTTTCCTTACTTAACTCCACTGCATAGGGATTTATATCTACTCCCACAGCAACATCACAGCCCTTTTTCACTGCATTTATAGTTTGTATGCCAGTACCTGTCCCCATATCTAAAACCTTCTTACCTCTAACATCCACCAAGTTATCCATGAGGAGGATACTGTCCTCTGCAGGTTCATACACTAAGGGATGAACCTTTAAAACAATATCCCTTATCTTTATCACTCCCCCCATCATATCCCTACTTAAGGTTCCAGATGGCATCTCCAACGTAGTGGAGGGTTTTTATAGCCCTACCTCTATTGGAGTTTTTCATCGTAACTCCATCCATCAACGCCCTACCAACTATAAGAGGTTTGTTGTGGGTTTCATCTACTGCAAAGACCATGTCTCCCTCCTTAATATCCTCATCTGCATCTACTATACCTGGAGCCATAACATCTGCCCCCTTAACTAAGAACCTCACAGCGCCCATATCCACCACAACCTTTCCCCTCTCTATATTGTACTTCATTATACAGTGAAGTGTAGGGTACAATTTATCCTCTACCTTGAAAAGGGTAGGTTCTCCATCTATGAGCATTACCTCGTAGTTATCTACTACTAAAACCTCGCCTTTAACCTTCTTAGGGATCTCCACTCCAAAGGCGTCTCTCAACTCCTCCAATACCTTTTTCAACTCCTTCTTTTTTAAATGATGTCTCCTCTTTATCTCCAACATCTCACCGTTAAATCAACTCTTTAAGTTTTCTCATTACCTCCCTATTTACCTCCTCGTAGATACTCCTCCCATGGGAATCCATTGCAACTATTAAGGGACCGAAGTTTTCAACCTCAAGTTCCCATATAGCCTCTGGCATACCTAACTCCTCTAGATATACTCCCTTTACATCTACCACTGCATCTGCAAGTAGTGCTGCACACCCTCCAGGGGCGGCGAGGTAGACAACTCCATACTCTTTAAAGACATTTAGTAGATCTCCCTTCATTCCTCCCTTCCCAACTATGGCAGAGATGCCAGTAATCCTTATAAAGTCCTCCTCTACCTCGTTCATCCTTGCAGAGGTTGTAGGTCCTATGGATACACATCTCCATCTATCTCCTACTTTTTTCATTATTGGTCCAGCGTGGTATATCACACCATCCTTTAACTTATTTACGATCTCCTTTATATCCTCTCTATCGGACCCCCTTATAATATTTATATGAGCCTCATCCCTACCTGTATATATCCTTCCATTGAGATAAACTATATCTCCAACCTTCAATTTATACACTGTATCCTTTGATATAGGGGTTTTTAACTTCACATTTTCACCATAGATTTATATATTTTATTAATAATTATAATAATAATCATCATTTAAAAATATTTAAAAATGATTAGGTGAGAGGATGAGAAAGGATTTCCCAGAGGAGGGAGAGTTGGTTATAGGTACAGTTGTAGATGTTAAACCTTATGGGGCATTTGTAGAGTTGTTGGAGTATCCAAATAGAGAGGGAATGATTCATATATCTGAGGTATCCTCTGGATGGGTAAAGAATATAAGGGATCATGTTAAAAGGGGCCAGAGGGTAGTGGCAAAGGTAATGAGGGTGGATAGGAAGAAGGGACATATAGATCTATCCCTAAAGAGAGTTACAGAACAGCAGAAAAAGGCTAAAATCCAGGAGTGGAAGAGATTCCAGAGGGCGGAGAAGTTGCTACAGTTTGCAGGGGAGAAACTTGGGAAGTCCCTTGAGGAGGCATGGGAGGAGGTAGGATACAAGTTAGAGGAAGAATTTGGAGAACTCTACAACGCCTTAGAGTGTATCGCCATAGAGGGTAAAGAGATCTTAGAGGAGTTGGATATTCCTGAGGAGTGGAGAAATGTACTCTACGAGGTGGCAGTGGAGAACATAGAGTTGCCTACTGTAAAGGTGGATGGTGTATTAACAATTACTACAACAGAACCTGACGGTATCAAGGTTATAAAGAAAGTTCTGAAGAAGGCATTAAAGGCCAATCCCTACGAGGATGTTGTTGTAGATATAAGATACATCGGGGCTCCAAAGTACAGGATAGAGGTTGAGGCTCCAGACTATAAGAGTGGGGAGGAGGTACTGAAGAAAGTTGCAGATACCGCTATAAAACATATAAAGAAGTACAAGGGAGGAGAAGGTAGTTTCGTAAGGGAGTACCACTAAATAAGTTGAAAACATGAGGATAAGAAAGTGCCCAAAATGTAAGAGATACACCTTGAAGGATATCTGTAGTGCCTGTGGAGAGAGGACTGTAACTGTTAAACCACCGAGGTTCTCCTTAGAGGACAGATATGGCAAGTACAGGAGGATGTTGAAGAAGAGATTAAAGGGTAAGGAATAATAAAATTCCCTATTCTACTCCTTTCAGAATGTCTCTATAAAGAATAAGTGTCCAATGTTGCTCAATAACTTCTTTTGTATATTTAACAATTATTTTAAATTATTCTAATTCCCATCAAAAGGATAGTTTAAAAAATAATAAGAATTATAAAAATAATAAGATAAAAAATAAGAAAAAATTAAAAATAAAAATAAAATAAAAATGTTTAAAAAATAAAAAACTTCTGTTATCCTAGATATAACATTTTAAAAAGAGGATTGAAGGAAAATGATCCTCTGAATATCTTTTAATACAGGAAATTAGAATAAGATCTCCTATCTTAACTAAGGGCTCCGGAAAGATCTTGGATATTTAATGATTTTTATATTATCTTTTATTATTCTTTTAATCACTACTGATGGGAACTAAGATAAACAATTATTATAAAAATTAAAAAATATTAATTTAATAAAGAAGAAGAAAAATAAAAACTCCTGGAAGTACCATCTTTCAATGTTTAGGGGTCCCAAGGATAGTTTTAATTGCATACTTTTCAGTTGCCACCTCTCACTATAGAGGTGAGGCTTAAGGTTGTGAAATTATGGATAGTAGTGTTTTGATCAGGAGATGTAATGAATTTTTAGAGGAGTTGTCAAAATTTAGAGAGGAAATATCATTAAAATTTTCAGAGAATTTAGATAGTGATTTCTATAATAATTTAATAGATATTTTAAGTAGGAATTTAAAAATTTTAGAGGAGTTAAAGGAGAAGATGGAATTACAGGGTTTCGATACTCCCTTTATAGGTGTTGGGAAGTTAAAGGGGTGTGATGAGGAGGATCTCTACGAGATAAAGTCTTACGTCTCCTACCTTAGGAGGATGGTGGATGAGAAGAAGGGGGTACTGGAGAGGGTAAGGTACGCTATAGTGTCCCACAGGATAGCCTTAGGACATCTAAAGGAGAAAGAGGGAAATAGGAGAATAGTACATTTTCTACCTTACGACGGCTCCAATAAAGATATACTCTTCAATATGCCAACTCTCTTTATTAGGACGTACAAGAGACTTTTAAATATATTGGAGTCCGAGGGCAAGGGGGCAGTTAGTTCTGTTACTATAACATTTCTAGTAATGGAGGATGGAAAGAGGAAGTTAAAAAGGGTAAAGATAGAAGAGGAAGATTATGAGGGATACCTTAAGAAAAACTACGGAGATGTACTTATAACCTCTATAAAGAAAAACTACACTAAAAATAAACTGATATCCGACGGTTATGTAAGGAAAACCTTGGCACTGACTTATTTACTGGCTTATTGGAACGAGATAGAGGAGAAGATAAAAAAGAATTACGAGGAAAAACTCTCTGAACATCAGAGAAAATTAATAGAGAGATATAGGAGTACTGTGTTAGATCTAAGGGAGGATGTAGATGAGGGAACTATAGATATTAGGGTATTGGAGGAGTTGAAGATAAAGAGGATAAGGATGAGGGAGGAGTTGGAGAGGTTGGGACTCTACAGAGGAGGAAAACCAGTAAAGGAGTTGGAGAGTGCTCTCAAGGTTGAGAGGGAGATCTCGGAAAATCTCTCATACAGTACAGTTGTAAAGTATCTCTCTCAAGATGTCTTTAAATACTACCTCTATAAGACTCCCGATGAGAGGGATAGGTCTAGTATGTTCCCATCTATTCTTACTACACCT encodes:
- a CDS encoding HemK2/MTQ2 family protein methyltransferase: MGGVIKIRDIVLKVHPLVYEPAEDSILLMDNLVDVRGKKVLDMGTGTGIQTINAVKKGCDVAVGVDINPYAVELSKENAELNGLEVGREVFFFQSDLFKGMDRIMENLNIDKFDVILFNAPYLPTSQEEKLKDCINYAFDGGIDGRKVLDRFISEVGEYLKEDGIIQIVQSSLTGERRTFEMLKRYGFKGEKTAVMRFFYEEIQLITAKRVK
- a CDS encoding RNA-binding protein, whose product is MEIKRRHHLKKKELKKVLEELRDAFGVEIPKKVKGEVLVVDNYEVMLIDGEPTLFKVEDKLYPTLHCIMKYNIERGKVVVDMGAVRFLVKGADVMAPGIVDADEDIKEGDMVFAVDETHNKPLIVGRALMDGVTMKNSNRGRAIKTLHYVGDAIWNLK
- a CDS encoding FumA C-terminus/TtdB family hydratase beta subunit — its product is MKLKTPISKDTVYKLKVGDIVYLNGRIYTGRDEAHINIIRGSDREDIKEIVNKLKDGVIYHAGPIMKKVGDRWRCVSIGPTTSARMNEVEEDFIRITGISAIVGKGGMKGDLLNVFKEYGVVYLAAPGGCAALLADAVVDVKGVYLEELGMPEAIWELEVENFGPLIVAMDSHGRSIYEEVNREVMRKLKELI
- a CDS encoding translation initiation factor IF-2 subunit alpha gives rise to the protein MRKDFPEEGELVIGTVVDVKPYGAFVELLEYPNREGMIHISEVSSGWVKNIRDHVKRGQRVVAKVMRVDRKKGHIDLSLKRVTEQQKKAKIQEWKRFQRAEKLLQFAGEKLGKSLEEAWEEVGYKLEEEFGELYNALECIAIEGKEILEELDIPEEWRNVLYEVAVENIELPTVKVDGVLTITTTEPDGIKVIKKVLKKALKANPYEDVVVDIRYIGAPKYRIEVEAPDYKSGEEVLKKVADTAIKHIKKYKGGEGSFVREYH
- a CDS encoding RNA-protein complex protein Nop10, giving the protein MRIRKCPKCKRYTLKDICSACGERTVTVKPPRFSLEDRYGKYRRMLKKRLKGKE
- a CDS encoding DUF530 family protein, which codes for MDSSVLIRRCNEFLEELSKFREEISLKFSENLDSDFYNNLIDILSRNLKILEELKEKMELQGFDTPFIGVGKLKGCDEEDLYEIKSYVSYLRRMVDEKKGVLERVRYAIVSHRIALGHLKEKEGNRRIVHFLPYDGSNKDILFNMPTLFIRTYKRLLNILESEGKGAVSSVTITFLVMEDGKRKLKRVKIEEEDYEGYLKKNYGDVLITSIKKNYTKNKLISDGYVRKTLALTYLLAYWNEIEEKIKKNYEEKLSEHQRKLIERYRSTVLDLREDVDEGTIDIRVLEELKIKRIRMREELERLGLYRGGKPVKELESALKVEREISENLSYSTVVKYLSQDVFKYYLYKTPDERDRSSMFPSILTTPSPLNLKWMEIDGIDPVNVLDVKFLLERELPKYSIPIKNLGGVALYLVHGWDEVERYGFKREDVEEILKNMAPIDKLKSLLSKKGIDIKKLEKYNSIKRERTKRFLDALSRL